In Desulforhopalus sp., the following proteins share a genomic window:
- a CDS encoding rhodanese-like domain-containing protein, translating to MTTTITPNELNEKLTQKTDIQIIDVRRKADYEKSPDMIPGAAWQDPEKIDEWSKTLPKDKEVVVYCVKGGSVSQSVASSLQEINPSVRFLEGGILGWEEKQK from the coding sequence ATGACTACCACCATTACCCCAAACGAATTGAACGAAAAATTGACCCAAAAAACTGATATCCAGATCATTGATGTCAGGAGAAAGGCTGATTACGAGAAATCCCCGGATATGATTCCCGGCGCCGCCTGGCAGGATCCGGAAAAGATCGACGAATGGAGCAAGACGCTGCCCAAGGACAAGGAAGTCGTCGTCTATTGTGTCAAAGGCGGATCAGTCAGCCAATCGGTCGCCAGCTCGCTTCAGGAAATCAATCCCTCAGTGCGTTTCCTGGAAGGCGGCATCCTCGGCTGGGAGGAAAAACAAAAATAG
- the chrA gene encoding chromate efflux transporter: MSPTDPPTNTTATEHSPPSFKEAFLFWLKLGLISFGGPAGQIAIMHQELVDKKKWISNDRFLHALNYCMLLPGPEAQQLATYIGWLLHKTRGGIAAGVLFVLPSVFILFALSSIYISYGTLPWVAAIFVGLKAAVLAIVLGAVIKIGKKSLKNNLLIGIAILSFLATYFLQFPFPALIVSVGIIGIIGSQFFPSLFLPGKKSIEGSGGAADLAAHYSTAPSLARTAALLAIFIALWGLPFFALYLLLPNSIFATEAMFFTKAAFLTFGGAYSLLGYIAQAGVEQYGWLTSLQMMDGLGLAETTPGPLIMVVQFVGFLAGWNHPATLGPFLGSITGSLVATYFTFLPSFLFIFLGAPYIERLTGNSKMSAALATITPAVVGVVLNLGVWFGTQILFPEGGLAWFSAILAISSFCLMQFSKVGIISIIGGAGAAGLLQHLLGF, from the coding sequence TTTTGGCGGTCCCGCCGGCCAGATAGCCATCATGCACCAGGAGTTGGTGGATAAAAAGAAGTGGATCAGCAACGACCGCTTTCTCCACGCCCTGAACTATTGCATGCTGCTGCCCGGCCCCGAGGCCCAGCAACTGGCCACCTATATCGGTTGGCTGCTCCATAAAACCCGAGGTGGAATTGCTGCCGGAGTGCTCTTTGTGCTGCCCTCGGTCTTTATTCTCTTTGCCCTCAGCTCTATCTACATCTCCTATGGCACCTTGCCCTGGGTGGCGGCAATCTTTGTCGGGCTGAAGGCGGCGGTTCTCGCCATTGTCCTTGGCGCAGTCATCAAGATCGGCAAGAAATCGCTGAAGAACAACCTGCTGATCGGCATTGCCATTCTGTCCTTCCTGGCTACTTATTTTCTCCAATTCCCTTTCCCGGCGCTGATTGTTTCAGTTGGCATCATCGGTATTATCGGCAGTCAATTCTTCCCGAGCCTCTTCTTACCAGGCAAGAAATCGATCGAAGGGTCCGGCGGTGCTGCCGACCTGGCGGCCCATTACAGCACAGCTCCCTCTCTTGCCAGGACCGCCGCGCTGCTCGCTATCTTTATCGCACTTTGGGGGCTACCCTTCTTTGCGCTTTATCTGCTTCTGCCCAATTCCATTTTTGCCACCGAGGCTATGTTCTTCACCAAGGCGGCTTTTCTGACCTTCGGTGGCGCCTATTCCCTCCTTGGCTATATTGCCCAGGCCGGAGTTGAGCAGTACGGCTGGCTGACCAGTCTACAGATGATGGATGGCTTAGGACTTGCCGAGACGACACCTGGGCCCCTCATCATGGTGGTGCAGTTCGTCGGTTTTCTGGCAGGTTGGAATCATCCCGCAACCTTGGGGCCATTTCTCGGATCGATTACCGGATCGCTGGTTGCTACCTATTTCACCTTTCTCCCGAGCTTTCTCTTTATCTTCCTTGGTGCCCCGTATATCGAACGATTGACCGGTAACAGCAAGATGTCGGCGGCTCTGGCCACCATCACCCCGGCAGTTGTCGGCGTTGTCCTCAATCTCGGCGTCTGGTTCGGGACCCAAATTCTCTTTCCGGAGGGAGGATTAGCCTGGTTTTCGGCAATCCTGGCAATTTCGTCATTTTGTTTAATGCAATTCTCCAAGGTCGGTATTATCTCTATCATCGGCGGAGCCGGAGCCGCAGGCCTTCTCCAGCATCTCCTTGGCTTTTAA